The Microcebus murinus isolate Inina chromosome 1, M.murinus_Inina_mat1.0, whole genome shotgun sequence genome includes a region encoding these proteins:
- the LOC105875017 gene encoding large ribosomal subunit protein mL42 translates to MATTAVKWVISKRPILKHLFPIQNGALSCVGHKSTYSSLPDDYNCKVELALTSDGRTIVCYHPSVDIPYEHTKPIPRPDPVHNNEETHDHMLKTRLAEKSENLEQGPMIEQLSKMFFTTKHHWYPRGQYHIRRKKLNPPKDR, encoded by the coding sequence ATGGCCACAACAGCAGTAAAATGGGTGATATCAAAGAGACCTATcttgaaacatttatttccaaTCCAAAATGGAGCTTTATCTTGTGTTGGTCATAAATCTACATATTCTTCTCTACCAGATGACTATAACTGCAAAGTTGAGCTTGCTTTGACATCTGATGGCAGGACGATAGTATGCTACCACCCTTCGGTGGACATTCCATATGAACACACGAAACCTATCCCTCGACCAGATCCTGTGCATAATAATGAAGAAACACATGATCACATGTTAAAAACCAGATTAGCAGAAAAAAGTGAAAACCTTGAGCAAGGACCCATGATAGAACAACTTAGCAAAATGTTCTTTACTACTAAGCACCATTGGTATCCTCGTGGACAGTATCACATTCGTCGTAAGAAACTGAATCCTCCAAAGGACAGATAA